The genomic segment AGACCAGTCCCCCATGAAAGCAGCAAAGGGTCCCGTTAATTTTGACAGTACCGAACGCTGTCTCGGTGGCGTGACGGAATTTGATGATACCCCCCCCTGGATTTATCAACTGGACAACCCCTATCTGCATGGTGTCTATGCGCCTGCTCGCCACGAGATAGCTGCGGAAAATCTCCCTATCGAGGGTGAGCTCCCCCTCGATCTGGAGGGTGCTTATCTGCGCAATGGCCCTAATCCCGTATTCCAGCCCAAAAACCGTTACCACCCCTTCGACGGAGATGGCATGGTACACGCTGTCTATTTTAGAGATGGCAAGGCCTCCTATCGCAACCGACTGGTCAGAACAGATGCGCTGTTAGCGGAGCAGCAGCAGGGTCATTCCGTTTCTCCCGGCGTGATGGGCCCGTTTGATTACGGCGTGTCTGAATTTGGTATAAAGGATACCTCTAACACCGATGTGTTCTGTTACAAGGGCGATTTGGTAACGCTCTGGTACAACGCGGGCAATCCTTTTTTGCTCGACGGTCGCACTCTGGAGAGTAAGGGGTCTTTTACCTTGGAGGGGCGCCGCCGGCGTCGCCTCTCGGCGCACTCTAAAGTTGATTGGGCAACAGGTGAATTGCTGTTTTTTGACTACGGCGACGAGTTGCCTTATCTCACCTTCGGTGTGGCCGACGCCGCCGGAAATGTGTTACACGAGGTACCGATAGAATTACCGGGCCCTCGATTGCCCCATGACATCGGGTTTACTACCCACTACGCGATTTTGCATGACCTCCCATTTTTTCATGATCT from the Candidatus Marimicrobium litorale genome contains:
- a CDS encoding carotenoid oxygenase family protein — encoded protein: MKAAKGPVNFDSTERCLGGVTEFDDTPPWIYQLDNPYLHGVYAPARHEIAAENLPIEGELPLDLEGAYLRNGPNPVFQPKNRYHPFDGDGMVHAVYFRDGKASYRNRLVRTDALLAEQQQGHSVSPGVMGPFDYGVSEFGIKDTSNTDVFCYKGDLVTLWYNAGNPFLLDGRTLESKGSFTLEGRRRRRLSAHSKVDWATGELLFFDYGDELPYLTFGVADAAGNVLHEVPIELPGPRLPHDIGFTTHYAILHDLPFFHDLEVLRRHKLRVLTFHQDIPTRFGIIPRCGNTGDVRWFECEPCYILHVSNCWEAGDWVVMDGCRSTNPMPDAQAGDGELAHMLAYMRLEANNYRWRFNRVTGEVREGDIDDLNTEFNKTNPVFHGVKSKYAYHQRIPLLSEGGHTLRFTGLVKYNNETGQSTQWDYGTGVFGSETVYAPKPGANRSSEEDDGYLTTIVTDSNTWQSECLVFDARDITVGPICRVQLPQRVPSGFHASWARGEDLWGIAG